From Macaca mulatta isolate MMU2019108-1 chromosome 3, T2T-MMU8v2.0, whole genome shotgun sequence, the proteins below share one genomic window:
- the POR gene encoding NADPH--cytochrome P450 reductase isoform X2 has protein sequence MINMGDSHVDTSSTVSEAVAEEVSLFSMTDVILFSVIVGLLTYWFLFRKKKEEVPEFTKIQTLTSSVRESSFVEKMKKTGRNIIVFYGSQTGTAEEFANRLSKDAHRYGMRGMSADPEEYDLADLSSLPEIDNALVVFCMATYGEGDPTDNAQDFYDWLQETDVDLSGVKFAVFGLGNKTYEHFNAMGKYVDKRLEQLGAQRIFELGLGDDDGNLEEDFITWREQFWPAVCEHFGVEATGEESSIRQYELVVHTDVDAAKVYVGEMGRLKSYENQKPPFDAKNPFLAAVTTNRKLNQGTERHLMHLELDISDSKIRYESGDHVAVYPANDSALVNQLGKILGADLDVVMSLNNLDEESNKKHPFPCPTSYRTALTYYLDITNPPRTNVLYELAQYASEPSEQELLRKMASSSGEGKELYLSWVVEARRHILAILQDCPSLRPPIDHLCELLPRLQARYYSIASSSKVHPNSVHICAVVVEYETKAGRINKGVATNWLRAKEPAGENGGRALVPMFVRKSQFRLPFKATTPVIMVGPGTGVAPFIGFIQERAWLRQQGKEVGETLLYYGCRRSDEDYLYREELAQFHRDGSLTQLNVAFSREQSHKVYVQHLLKRDREHLWKLIEGGAHIYVCGTPSSCPGMHGTWPGTCRTPSMTSWLSSGPWSTPRPWTMSRS, from the exons GACCAGCTCTGTCAGAGAGAGCAGCTTCGtggaaaagatgaagaaaacg GGGAGGAACATCATCGTGTTCTACGGCTCCCAGACGGGGACTGCAGAGGAGTTTGCCAACCGCCTGTCCAAGGACGCCCACCGCTATGGGATGCGAGGCATGTCAGCGGACCCCGAGGAGTATGACTTG GCGGACCTGAGCAGCCTGCCGGAGATCGACAACGCCCTGGTGGTTTTCTGCATGGCCACCTACGGCGAGGGGGACCCCACCGACAATGCCCAGGACTTCTACGACTGGCTCCAGGAGACGGACGTGGATCTCTCTGGGGTCAAGTTTGCG GTGTTTGGTCTTGGGAACAAAACCTACGAGCACTTCAATGCCATGGGCAAGTACGTGGACAAGCGGCTGGAGCAGCTCGGCGCCCAGCGCATCTTTGAGCTGGGCTTGGGCGACGACGATGGGAA CTTGGAGGAGGACTTCATCACCTGGCGAGAGCAGTTCTGGCCGGCCGTGTGCGAGCACTTTGGGGTGGAAGCCACTGGCGAGGAGTCCAG CATTCGCCAGTACGAGCTTGTGGTCCACACTGACGTAGACGCGGCCAAGGTGTACGTGGGGGAGATGGGCCGGCTGAAGAGCTACGAGAACCAGAAGCC cccctTTGATGCCAAGAATCCATTCCTGGCTGCAGTCACCACCAACCGGAAGCTGAACCAGGGGACCGAGCGCCACCTCATGCACCTGGAATTAGACATCTCGGACTCCAAAATCAG GTATGAATCTGGGGACCACGTGGCTGTGTACCCGGCCAACGACTCTGCCCTCGTCAATCAGCTGGGCAAAATCCTGGGTGCCGACCTGGATGTCGTCATGTCCCTGAACAACCTGGATG AGGAGTCCAACAAGAAGCACCCATTCCCGTGCCCCACGTCCTACCGCACCGCCCTCACCTACTACCTGGACATCACCAACCCTCCGCGCACCAACGTGCTGTACGAGCTGGCGCAGTACGCCTCGGAGCCCTCGGAGCAGGAGCTGCTGCGCAAGATGGCCTCCTCCTCCGGCGAGGGCAAG GAGCTGTACCTGAGCTGGGTGGTGGAGGCCCGGAGGCACATCCTGGCCATCCTGCAGGACTGCCCGTCCTTGCGGCCCCCCATTGACCACCTGTGTGAGCTGCTGCCGCGCCTGCAGGCCCGCTACTACTCCATCGCCTCATCCTCCAAG GTCCATCCCAACTCTGTACACATCTGTGCGGTGGTTGTGGAGTACGAGACCAAGGCCGGCCGCATCAACAAGGGCGTGGCCACCAACTGGCTGCGGGCCAAGGAGCCTGCTGGGGAGAACGGCGGCCGCGCGCTGGTGCCCATGTTCGTGCGCAAGTCCCAGTTCCGCCTGCCCTTCAAGGCCACCACGCCTGTCATCATGGTGGGCCCCGGCACTGGGGTGGCCCCCTTCATAGGCTTCATCCAGGAGCGGGCCTGGCTGCGACAGCAGG GCAAGGAGGTGGGGGAGACGCTGCTGTACTACGGCTGCCGCCGCTCGGATGAGGACTACCTGTACCGGGAGGAGCTGGCGCAGTTCCACAGGGACGGCTCGCTCACCCAGCTCAACGTGGCCTTCTCCCGGGAGCAGTCCCACAAG GTCTACGTCCAGCACCTGCTAAAGCGGGACCGAGAGCACCTGTGGAAGCTGATCGAAGGCGGCGCCCACATCTATGTCTGTGG CACCCCCTCTTCCTGCCCAGGGATGCACGGAACATGGCCAGGGACGTGCAGAACACCTTCTATGACATCGTGGCTGAGCTCGGGGCCATGGAGCACGCCCAGGCCGTGGACTATGTCAAGAAGCTGA